The genomic window TAAAGACCATACCCGGAACTAAAAGCATCCCAGTTCCTTTTCGTCCGAAATGACAAACTTCCGGTTCCTCATGGAATTCCAGACCGACGCCATGTCCGCATAAATCCCGTACGACAGAGAATCCGTTTTTCTCCGCATGCTTTTGAATAGCGTTGCCTATATCACCGACGAATCCGAACGGCTTCGCCGCTTTCATACCGATCTCCAGACATTCCTTGGCGACCTGTACCAATTTCTGCTTTTCCGGAGATACGTTCCCGATCATGAACATGCGGGACGCATCCGAATAATAACCATCTAAAATCGTTGAGACATCCACATTAATAATATCACCGTCTCTTAGGATCTCCTTCTCACTGGGAATACCGTGACAAACGACCTCGTTGATAGAGGTACATACACTTTTAGGGAACCCCTCATAGTTTAAGGGGGCTGGAATCGCTCCATGCCCTACCGTATAATCATACACCAATTTATCGATAACAGCTGTAGACATACCTTCTTTAATCTCCTTCTGGATTAAGTCCAGCACCCCTGTATTGATCACGCTACTTCTGCGGATGCCTTCAATCTGCTCTGGAGTCTTGATAAGCTTGCGGGTGGGTACTAAATGTCCTTTATTTTGGATATATAGGATTTTCTTGTCTAATTCGGTGAGAGGTTGCCCCTTGATAGGCTTCCAATTGTTTACTGTTCTACGTGACATATTAATTCATTTTACTCAAAATGTAGTGTAAAGGTATGACTTTTTAAGATACCCTGTCCTGTAGATACTCTTTATTTATCCAAATAGCTCTTCTTGAAGATATCTATACAAAGAAGGAATAAGGATAATAACAACGGCCCGAAGATGATCCCCATAAATCCGAATAAGGACAACCCGATTACGACTCCGAAGACGGTGATTAACGGATGTATATCCGCCAACTTCTTTTGTAGGATAAAACGAATCAGATTATCGACGTTCGTAATGACAAGCAAGGCATAAATAGCCAATCCCAAGGCATGTACCCAATCTCCGTTTAAAGCCATATAAGCCGCCAACGGAACCCAGACCAATGCGGTCCCTACAATGGGAATGATCGTAGCGATACAAGTGAGAAACCCAAATAACAGCGGATCGGGAGTCTGAAAGATAAAGTAACCGATCACCGCTACGATACCTTGTATAACCGCCAAAAGAGGGATACCTATGGCGTTTGATTTTACGATCATATTGATCTCGTTGAGTACCTCATCCTTGTTTTGATCACTGAAGGGGAATAAGGTGTATAGATAGTTTTCCATTTTTCTTCCGCCTATCAACATGAAGTACAGAATGAAAATCAAGACGACGACATTTACGGCGAAACTGCTTATGCTACCCACTAAAAACTGTCCGATTTGTGGGAGTATAGAGGCCACTTTTAATAAGTTTCCTCTATCCAGTACATCAAACCCGGTCTTTTCCTGAACTAGATCCGCTATATGTTGGCCTGTATTTAGCAGTACAGTCGGGTCTAAATTAATATTTTGAGTTTTGTTGATTACCAACCAGATCGCCAATGTGATTGGGATTAAGAAACATAAGATTGTTTCCCCCAGTAACAGTAAAGCTGCAAAAGCCGGTCTCATATTTAGCTTTTCTGTCAGATGGAACATCTGTCCACGCAGCAATATATAGATGGTGAATGCTCCAAGTATACCTCCAAGAAACGGGGTAATCTTAAAAAATAGAATTACCCCTAGTCCTAATATAATGGTGATCAATGAGTATCTCCAGTAATGTTCTTTTACGTTTTCCATATACATTCATGCCCTTATTTATCTAAAAACAAGATAGGAGAAGTCATTGTTTATTGGATTTCTTATTCTTTGGAGAGCCGTTTACCTTCGATGAAGGTCTCTTGAATCTCTATATCGTTGTTGAAAATGATGATATCGGCATCCTTTCCTTTCTCCAATGTTCCTTTACGGTCTAAAAGACCCATTAGGCGGGCTGGGCTTTCGGAAGCCATACGAACAGCGTCGTGCAATGGAATTTCCGCTTTCTCGACTAGGGTACGGATCAAACGGATTCCGGTAGCTATACTTCCCGCGATAGCTGAGCGATCGGCTAATTTACATACGCCTTCCTCGATAATTACCCGGGAGTCCGGAAAATGTTCCGTACCGTTATCGCAAGCGGCGGCGGCCATTGCGTCCGTGATTAAGGACGTACGTTCTACCCCTTTGATTTGATATACCAACTTTAAGATTGCCGGCGGTACGTGGATACCATCGGCTACAACTTCAACGGTCATATCTTTCATGAGATAAATACCTTCTACCGTTCCTTCATGTTTATACTCACGGTCTTTATGGACGGAAGTCATGGCATTGTAGAAGTGGGTAGCATGGGTGAATCCGGCTTCGTATGCTTTTTTCACTTGGAGATAATCGGCTGTGGTGTGGGCTAGTGAAACCAACACACCATGAGCTGACGCATATTTACCGAATTCCAAAGCCCCGTCAAGCTCGGGGGCGGCGCTCCAGCGTTTAACACATTGGGTACTGTTTAGTAATTCCTTATATTCTTGGGGATCGGGCGGGTAAATATAATTAGGGTCTTGTCCGCCTTTCATAGCCATATTCAAATAGTTGCCTTCGAGATGTAATCCCATGATGCGGGCTCCCTGTTCCGGGTGGTTCATGATGTGCTCGCAGGTCTTGATCGCTTCCCGGAAGGTATCGATAGGGGCAGCTGCCAATGTAGGATATAAAGCCGTTGTTCCCTGTAAAGCATGTGCTCTTGTGATCGCATAGAACGCTTTCGGGGTAGCTTCCGTGAAATCATGTCCGTTGCCGCCGTGTACATGCGTGTCGATACAGCCGGGAGCCACATAATATCCTTTTGCGTCGATGATCTCCGCATGAGGAATCTCCCGGTTTTGCCCGGTGATCTCCACTATTTTCCCATCCGAGATGATGATTTGCCCGTTTGGTAGGAGACCCGAAGGAGTTAATACTTTTGCGTTTATGATTTTAAGAAATGCGCTTTCCATATATCTTGTTTTTAGTCTTTTGGAATCAGTAATAAGTTATCCTTATAGGACAACGGGGGATTATATTGGATTTCCCGGTTGCCCCTCGGGGTAGCGGATCGTAAGAGCGGTGACTGGCCGGTTATCTCGTAAATAGCTTGTCCTAATAAAGGATCCTTCAAATCTCCGAATTCAGCTAGATCACTCTTGAATTCATCGATAGCTACATCGGGATGAAATCCGTCTTCATAATCAGCTTCCCGATCCTTATTATAAATATGGAAAGTGACGGGAGAAAGTATCCAGCCATATTTTTTAGATTCATTGTAGATCGTCATACCGACGGTCTTGCCAAAAGTCTGCTTACCGATAACCCGAACGTCTAGATAAGATCGTAGCGAGTTAATGATAAGTTCGGAGGCAGAAGCCGTAGTTGAACCTGTCAAAACAAATAGCCGTTGTAGGTTTAAGTTTCCCGCCATGACCTCGGTCGTTTTGAGCAAAGGTAAGGTCTCATTTTTATTGGAGTTTTTATCGTTATACTCCATGATACATAAAGGTTCTCCTAAAACGTTTTCACGGACTAATAGCGAAGCCAGTAATTGGGCGCAATTGACAAGCCCACCCCCATTATAGCGTAAATCAAGTACGAACTCATTGACGTTGCGACTTTTGAATTTTTCGAAGAGTTGTTGCAAATAAAGATTATAACTAGTGTCGCTATAATCGTATTCATCCGGTCCGGAGGCGAAATGGTTGTACATCAAATAGCCGATTCGCTTATTGCCATATGTGTATACGGAATCTTTTAGGAATGGGCTGTCTTCTACCGTTCGGGATGCGTTCAAGGTAACTCTTCGGGTGGAGACGAATCCCTTGGTGTTTCCTGTTTCTTTTCCTAGTTGGAGGGATACGCTGCCTCCGCTTCTCAACACATCATAGTCTTGGATAGAACCCAAGGAGCCGTTTACGCCAAGTATCCAGTCTCCCCGTTTCAATCCGGCTTCTTCGGCGGGTGAATCCTTTAATACATAAAGGACAATGGCTATTTTATAGGTACTGCCTCCGTCTTTAAGGTTGGAAGTCGCGAAATCGAATCCGTATGAGTTGTTCGCGTCGTAAATGCTCTTTGTTACGGTCGCTTTCTCTAATTGGGAGAAGTAATGATGGCCATCAGAAAGCTCTTTCCCGTCTTTATCGGATAACAGGCCCTTGAAGAAGCTCTCCGGATCAAGACTAAAGTCCAAGGAACTTTTATCCGGTAACTCGGAATACCAAAGATAATTCTCTCGCATCGTTTGCTCGATCCATTGATTTACTTCATTGTCGGTTGCCGGAATATCGATATCATCTTTCTCGCAAGCGGAGAATGCTAAAAGGCCAAGGATAACGATCGTATAATACTTATAATTCATAGTGGATATATATTAAAAACAGCCCTTCTCTCAATAACGGAAAAGGGCTGTTGATATTGTTAAGGACAAATATACGCTATATTTTCTTCTCGATAACCGCTTGAACAACATTTAATACATAATCGCCCAGCTTTTCACTTTCACTAACCATGTCCATGTAATAAACGCCATCTTGATATTGGTACAGCTTATTGTTGATATCTTCGATATTCCGGCTCTTCAACTGGTTACGGTAGTTGTTGATCTCGTTCTCTATGTTATAAGAAGGATTGATATCATCATGTACGAGTTCCGGTTTATGCAAAATTAGGTTCATGCGATTTAACGCCCCGGATACCAGCTCGAACATATGATCCAAGTGCTTGTTTTGCTCCTCCGTGAATTCGGATTTGAACTCGTTTCTGCGTTTGATACTTCGGGCAAGGTTATTACAAGAATCCGCTATACTCTCGATTTCCGAGACGGCACGTAGCATGATACGGATTTCTTCCTTACTTTCAGAACTCAAACGGCCTTCCGATACTTCAGTCAAGTAATTTGCGATCTCGATCTCCATGCGGTCGCTGATATTCTCGTATTTCTCGATGCGGCTATAAGTCTTGAGGAAGGTCTCCTCATTCTTCTCGTAGAATAATTCTTTCACCATATTAAACATCCTAGCCGTACGCTCGGCGAATAATGAGATTTCTTTATGCGCTTGCAGGATAGAAAGCTCGGCGGTGGATAACATACCTCCCGTGATATAGCGAAGGCGGTATTCCTCGTCTTCCACCTTGGGCTTGATAAGCGTACATACGGTCTTTTCGATCAAGCTTACGAACCAGATCATAATGAAAGTATTACTGATATTGAATGCTGTGTGGAACGCTGCCAGTTTAAAGGATACCGCCACAGCCGGATCACTGACCTTCATTACATGGGTAACAAACCATGAGACGGCATTCGTGAAAGGGTAGAAGAGCACCAAAACCCACATGACACCGAAAACGTTGAAAAC from Parabacteroides distasonis ATCC 8503 includes these protein-coding regions:
- a CDS encoding S41 family peptidase → MNYKYYTIVILGLLAFSACEKDDIDIPATDNEVNQWIEQTMRENYLWYSELPDKSSLDFSLDPESFFKGLLSDKDGKELSDGHHYFSQLEKATVTKSIYDANNSYGFDFATSNLKDGGSTYKIAIVLYVLKDSPAEEAGLKRGDWILGVNGSLGSIQDYDVLRSGGSVSLQLGKETGNTKGFVSTRRVTLNASRTVEDSPFLKDSVYTYGNKRIGYLMYNHFASGPDEYDYSDTSYNLYLQQLFEKFKSRNVNEFVLDLRYNGGGLVNCAQLLASLLVRENVLGEPLCIMEYNDKNSNKNETLPLLKTTEVMAGNLNLQRLFVLTGSTTASASELIINSLRSYLDVRVIGKQTFGKTVGMTIYNESKKYGWILSPVTFHIYNKDREADYEDGFHPDVAIDEFKSDLAEFGDLKDPLLGQAIYEITGQSPLLRSATPRGNREIQYNPPLSYKDNLLLIPKD
- the map gene encoding type I methionyl aminopeptidase, giving the protein MSRRTVNNWKPIKGQPLTELDKKILYIQNKGHLVPTRKLIKTPEQIEGIRRSSVINTGVLDLIQKEIKEGMSTAVIDKLVYDYTVGHGAIPAPLNYEGFPKSVCTSINEVVCHGIPSEKEILRDGDIINVDVSTILDGYYSDASRMFMIGNVSPEKQKLVQVAKECLEIGMKAAKPFGFVGDIGNAIQKHAEKNGFSVVRDLCGHGVGLEFHEEPEVCHFGRKGTGMLLVPGMVFTIEPMINMGTWKVFIDEEDGWTVITEDELPSAQWEHTFLMTETGLEILTY
- a CDS encoding Na/Pi cotransporter family protein — protein: MDYSFFDFLRLIGSLALFLYGMKIMSEGLQKFAGDSLRRILTAMTTNRVTGVLTGVLITALIQSSSATTVMVVSFVNAGLLTLTQSIGVIMGANIGTTVTAWLISALGFKVDIAAFALPLLAFALPLFFSGKSSRKSIGEFVFGFAFLFMGLQSLKANAPDLGANPEMLAFVQNYTDMGFFSIILFLFIGAILTMIVQASAATMAITLIMCANGWIDYHLGVALVLGENIGTTITANLAALTGNTQARRAALAHLVFNVFGVMWVLVLFYPFTNAVSWFVTHVMKVSDPAVAVSFKLAAFHTAFNISNTFIMIWFVSLIEKTVCTLIKPKVEDEEYRLRYITGGMLSTAELSILQAHKEISLFAERTARMFNMVKELFYEKNEETFLKTYSRIEKYENISDRMEIEIANYLTEVSEGRLSSESKEEIRIMLRAVSEIESIADSCNNLARSIKRRNEFKSEFTEEQNKHLDHMFELVSGALNRMNLILHKPELVHDDINPSYNIENEINNYRNQLKSRNIEDINNKLYQYQDGVYYMDMVSESEKLGDYVLNVVQAVIEKKI
- the nagA gene encoding N-acetylglucosamine-6-phosphate deacetylase, producing the protein MESAFLKIINAKVLTPSGLLPNGQIIISDGKIVEITGQNREIPHAEIIDAKGYYVAPGCIDTHVHGGNGHDFTEATPKAFYAITRAHALQGTTALYPTLAAAPIDTFREAIKTCEHIMNHPEQGARIMGLHLEGNYLNMAMKGGQDPNYIYPPDPQEYKELLNSTQCVKRWSAAPELDGALEFGKYASAHGVLVSLAHTTADYLQVKKAYEAGFTHATHFYNAMTSVHKDREYKHEGTVEGIYLMKDMTVEVVADGIHVPPAILKLVYQIKGVERTSLITDAMAAAACDNGTEHFPDSRVIIEEGVCKLADRSAIAGSIATGIRLIRTLVEKAEIPLHDAVRMASESPARLMGLLDRKGTLEKGKDADIIIFNNDIEIQETFIEGKRLSKE
- a CDS encoding AI-2E family transporter — translated: MYMENVKEHYWRYSLITIILGLGVILFFKITPFLGGILGAFTIYILLRGQMFHLTEKLNMRPAFAALLLLGETILCFLIPITLAIWLVINKTQNINLDPTVLLNTGQHIADLVQEKTGFDVLDRGNLLKVASILPQIGQFLVGSISSFAVNVVVLIFILYFMLIGGRKMENYLYTLFPFSDQNKDEVLNEINMIVKSNAIGIPLLAVIQGIVAVIGYFIFQTPDPLLFGFLTCIATIIPIVGTALVWVPLAAYMALNGDWVHALGLAIYALLVITNVDNLIRFILQKKLADIHPLITVFGVVIGLSLFGFMGIIFGPLLLSLFLLCIDIFKKSYLDK